A part of Terriglobus roseus genomic DNA contains:
- a CDS encoding 6-carboxytetrahydropterin synthase produces the protein MAPLAYFSRRYRFSAMHRLNAPSLSVEQNRDTYGKCNNPFGHGHNYFVEVTVAGPIDPVTGFVVDMPKLDALARRELMDRFDQVSMNDDPVFASDFVPSTENLTIEVERIFRSEVPKLDAAGKLRLHAIRIEETANNSFDLPSDNRTQPLLS, from the coding sequence ATGGCTCCGCTGGCATACTTCTCGCGGCGCTATCGGTTTTCTGCGATGCACCGCCTCAATGCACCTTCGCTTTCGGTGGAACAGAATCGCGACACGTATGGGAAGTGCAACAACCCTTTTGGGCATGGGCACAACTACTTTGTGGAAGTGACGGTTGCGGGGCCGATTGATCCTGTCACCGGTTTTGTAGTGGATATGCCGAAGCTGGATGCGTTGGCGAGGCGTGAGTTGATGGACAGGTTCGATCAGGTTTCGATGAATGATGATCCAGTGTTTGCTAGTGATTTCGTGCCTTCTACAGAGAACCTGACGATTGAAGTGGAACGCATCTTCCGCAGCGAAGTGCCGAAGTTGGATGCGGCGGGAAAGTTGCGGCTGCATGCGATACGGATTGAAGAGACGGCGAACAACAGTTTCGACCTGCCGTCAGATAACAGGACGCAGCCGTTGCTTTCGTAG
- a CDS encoding carboxypeptidase-like regulatory domain-containing protein, with protein sequence MSRIPALFAVTALSLSATVAFAQTTTTGAIGGVVSDQSGAVISGATVRLTDQKTHTSRTVKSSGSGSYRFDLLAPGLYDIHVEQSGFAQLDSTITVNSSQVASADLKLAVGSESQTVEVQAVAGLINAENGNVATTVSQIQVEEVPNSGNNLLFETKITPGFNTGFGTSSRTLYQIDGQNFNDPYNNANNSGASNLTLGLNDVQEASIIANGYSGQYGGLAGATASFVTKSGSNRLHGNASWYWTGRSLVANTYAHKQAGPGNITPRSFVNANQWSALISGPVVIPHVFDGHDKLFFLADAEGLRAIIPATPVTVLLPSQNLQTYTLKKLAANGLSKSIPFYQNMFNIYNAAGASHGVPVNAPGASTGNPNASSAYALSTGCGTLNATDMAALGTTAGACTNYYSSTATTYANEALMIFRTDAVLSPHDKMFVRYEHDSGTQPTTTDPVSAAFNAISIQPQHSGQLNETHIFGTKATNSVILAGLWYGALFGPADLNASLAVFPAQLGFADSSLTGLGGSNASFPTGRNITTVQVQDDFALDAGAHTLKFGGKFYYIKENDHYFTANTVPNISAQTMGAFINGGVDTPGGKVTTFTQAFPLRPNYPVGYNQWAAYAEDNWKAFRSLSLSFALRLEHQGNISCLSGCITRLSSPWFQLTHDASVPYNQAYSFNNKETLYGLQKLEWQPRIGFAYNPPIMHDSMVVRGGFGLFYDGLAGSILEGLAKNPPTKNTFSSISGDNLANTEGSNLFNDAVALNSAFSSGITNGGTVASIKASLPTALQKFFTPPSVYTSQPNFRMTYIEKWNLEVQKQFGRWDVLSINYLGNHALHQPYTNAGLNAYSPAASAAAATSAKPYIVGLPTAQPDSRFGTVYYYASGGSSNYNGVIITATHKFGLSGSLITAGYTLGKQLDTGANGFSTSTATGTTDIGAPVDPYHPNLSYGPSTTDERHNLVINYVYRLPFKNFFYGGWQISGAAFAYSGLPFTPVDTALSSTISTYTNGAYGGSILPTYLGGGQATCNYGKQVCLQKSQFSSSLPGQSNVASVNAAYVRNAFRGPKYISTDLAVTKSFPLHWEGGVFSVSAQAFNVLNHLNFSRPTGSFSSTSFAVVTSTVNPSGIFSGVGGDDSPRILQLKAKIEF encoded by the coding sequence ATGAGTCGTATTCCGGCACTCTTTGCCGTTACGGCGTTATCCTTGAGCGCAACCGTTGCGTTTGCGCAAACAACAACAACTGGTGCTATCGGTGGCGTAGTCAGCGACCAATCGGGAGCAGTCATCTCCGGTGCCACCGTCCGTCTTACTGACCAGAAGACGCACACCTCGCGAACAGTAAAAAGCTCTGGGTCTGGCTCCTATCGCTTCGATCTTCTCGCACCAGGACTCTATGACATTCATGTCGAGCAGTCTGGATTCGCCCAGCTGGATTCCACCATCACCGTGAACTCGTCGCAGGTAGCCTCTGCAGATTTGAAGCTCGCCGTTGGTAGTGAATCGCAAACCGTCGAAGTGCAGGCTGTTGCTGGCCTGATCAACGCAGAGAACGGCAACGTTGCCACAACGGTCAGCCAGATCCAGGTGGAAGAAGTTCCAAACTCTGGCAACAACCTCCTCTTTGAAACCAAGATCACGCCTGGCTTCAACACGGGCTTCGGCACCAGCTCCCGCACGCTGTATCAGATTGACGGTCAGAACTTCAATGACCCGTACAACAACGCGAACAACTCGGGTGCGTCAAACCTCACGCTGGGCCTGAACGACGTGCAGGAAGCGTCGATCATTGCAAACGGTTACTCAGGTCAGTACGGCGGCCTTGCAGGCGCAACAGCCAGCTTTGTCACCAAGAGCGGGTCCAACCGTCTGCATGGCAATGCAAGCTGGTATTGGACTGGACGTTCGCTCGTCGCAAACACGTACGCGCACAAGCAGGCAGGTCCGGGCAACATCACGCCGCGTTCATTTGTGAATGCAAACCAATGGTCAGCGTTGATCAGCGGCCCTGTCGTGATTCCTCACGTGTTCGACGGCCATGACAAGCTCTTCTTCCTTGCCGACGCGGAAGGTCTGCGAGCCATCATTCCCGCAACGCCCGTCACTGTACTTCTGCCATCGCAAAACCTGCAGACGTACACGTTAAAGAAGCTGGCCGCGAACGGACTGTCGAAGTCGATCCCGTTCTACCAGAATATGTTCAACATCTATAACGCTGCTGGCGCTTCGCACGGTGTGCCTGTCAATGCACCCGGCGCGTCCACCGGCAATCCCAATGCAAGCTCTGCTTACGCGCTATCAACGGGCTGCGGCACGTTGAATGCAACAGACATGGCAGCACTCGGAACCACAGCCGGTGCCTGCACCAACTACTATTCGTCAACGGCGACGACATACGCAAATGAAGCACTGATGATCTTCCGTACGGACGCGGTACTCAGTCCGCACGACAAGATGTTCGTTCGTTACGAGCACGACTCCGGTACGCAGCCCACAACAACTGATCCTGTCAGCGCTGCCTTTAACGCGATCAGCATTCAGCCCCAGCACAGCGGCCAGTTGAATGAAACGCATATCTTCGGAACGAAGGCCACCAACAGCGTCATCCTTGCTGGCCTTTGGTACGGAGCCTTGTTTGGACCAGCAGATCTGAATGCCTCGCTTGCAGTCTTCCCTGCACAGTTGGGCTTCGCAGATAGCTCATTGACGGGCCTTGGTGGCAGCAATGCAAGCTTCCCCACGGGACGTAACATCACCACCGTTCAGGTGCAGGACGACTTCGCTCTCGATGCTGGCGCACACACACTGAAGTTTGGCGGCAAGTTCTACTACATCAAGGAGAACGATCACTACTTCACCGCGAACACGGTGCCTAACATCTCCGCACAAACCATGGGCGCCTTCATCAACGGTGGTGTGGATACGCCGGGCGGCAAGGTCACAACCTTCACGCAGGCTTTCCCGTTGCGTCCTAACTACCCGGTTGGCTATAACCAGTGGGCAGCCTACGCAGAAGACAACTGGAAGGCGTTCCGCAGTTTGAGCCTCTCCTTCGCTCTGCGACTGGAACATCAGGGCAACATCAGCTGCTTGAGCGGTTGCATCACGCGTTTGTCATCGCCGTGGTTCCAACTGACCCACGACGCGTCCGTGCCATACAACCAGGCATACAGCTTCAACAACAAGGAGACGCTGTACGGACTGCAGAAGCTCGAATGGCAGCCACGCATCGGCTTCGCTTACAACCCGCCCATCATGCATGACAGCATGGTCGTCCGTGGTGGTTTCGGCCTCTTCTATGACGGTCTTGCCGGAAGCATTCTCGAAGGCTTAGCCAAGAACCCGCCAACGAAGAACACCTTCTCCTCCATCAGCGGCGACAACCTTGCCAACACGGAAGGCAGCAACCTGTTCAACGATGCCGTTGCATTGAACTCAGCCTTCTCGTCAGGCATCACAAACGGCGGAACAGTTGCCAGCATCAAGGCTAGCCTTCCCACCGCACTGCAGAAGTTCTTCACACCACCGTCGGTCTATACGTCGCAACCCAACTTCCGCATGACGTATATCGAGAAGTGGAACCTTGAAGTACAGAAGCAGTTCGGACGTTGGGATGTGCTCTCCATCAACTACCTCGGAAACCACGCACTCCATCAGCCGTATACCAATGCGGGCTTGAACGCGTACTCACCCGCGGCAAGCGCAGCAGCAGCCACCTCAGCCAAACCTTACATTGTTGGTCTGCCCACAGCGCAGCCTGACTCACGCTTTGGTACGGTGTACTACTACGCTTCGGGCGGCTCCTCAAACTACAACGGCGTCATCATCACGGCGACGCATAAGTTTGGTTTGAGCGGAAGCCTCATCACCGCCGGATACACCCTTGGCAAGCAGCTTGATACGGGTGCCAATGGTTTCTCCACCTCCACCGCAACCGGCACAACAGACATCGGTGCTCCGGTCGATCCCTATCACCCGAACCTGAGCTATGGACCATCCACCACAGATGAACGTCATAACCTGGTCATCAACTACGTCTATCGTCTACCGTTCAAGAATTTCTTCTACGGTGGATGGCAGATCTCCGGTGCGGCATTTGCCTACTCTGGCCTTCCGTTCACACCGGTAGACACGGCGCTGTCCTCCACCATCTCCACCTATACAAACGGTGCGTATGGCGGAAGCATTCTGCCTACATATTTGGGTGGCGGTCAGGCTACATGCAACTACGGCAAACAGGTCTGCTTGCAGAAGTCACAGTTCTCCAGCTCTCTTCCAGGACAGAGCAATGTGGCTTCCGTCAATGCAGCCTATGTTCGCAATGCGTTCCGCGGACCTAAGTACATCAGCACCGATCTTGCAGTCACAAAGTCTTTCCCGCTGCACTGGGAAGGCGGCGTGTTCTCAGTCTCCGCTCAGGCATTCAACGTCCTGAATCACCTTAACTTCTCGCGCCCCACCGGCTCCTTCTCCTCGACATCCTTTGCTGTGGTCACTTCCACAGTGAACCCGTCGGGTATCTTCAGCGGTGTCGGCGGCGATGACTCACCTCGTATTCTTCAGTTGAAAGCGAAGATCGAGTTCTAA
- a CDS encoding 6-pyruvoyl trahydropterin synthase family protein codes for MIYLTRKADFSSAHFYRNPDWSEEKNLAVFGKCANANGHGHNYTLEVTVGGEVDPVTGFVVDLKLLKDILEEQVVSVYDHRHLNYEVPEFASTVPTTENIAVAIWRRLDGKIPNAKLHRVRVYEMDDLFADYYGEEA; via the coding sequence ATGATTTACCTGACCCGCAAAGCCGATTTTTCTTCCGCGCACTTCTATCGCAACCCTGATTGGAGCGAGGAGAAGAACCTTGCTGTCTTTGGCAAGTGTGCCAATGCGAATGGCCACGGGCATAACTACACGCTGGAAGTGACGGTGGGTGGTGAGGTGGATCCGGTCACCGGATTTGTGGTGGACCTGAAGCTGTTGAAAGACATTCTGGAAGAGCAGGTGGTCAGTGTGTATGACCATCGCCACCTGAATTACGAAGTGCCGGAGTTTGCTTCGACGGTGCCGACTACGGAGAACATTGCGGTGGCGATCTGGCGTCGGCTGGATGGGAAGATTCCCAATGCGAAGCTACATCGCGTGCGCGTGTACGAGATGGATGACCTGTTTGCCGATTACTACGGCGAGGAGGCTTAA
- a CDS encoding TlpA family protein disulfide reductase, producing MRFRVASRSLILSASLLAPALFAGCNRGDHPQQIAEVAPDFTVQNGAQSIQLSKFRGKVVLLNFWATWCAPCIDELPSLQRLQALRPDIQVVAVSIDDDPDAYNKFLQQYSINLLSARDGTQGANLKYGSVRVPETFLIDRQGNIRRKFIGPQEWTNSEIMNYLDKI from the coding sequence GTGAGATTCCGCGTCGCCTCCCGTTCCCTGATTCTGTCCGCCAGCCTGCTGGCCCCTGCCCTTTTCGCGGGCTGCAACCGTGGCGACCACCCTCAGCAAATCGCCGAAGTCGCGCCTGATTTCACCGTCCAGAACGGTGCGCAGTCCATCCAACTGAGCAAGTTCCGGGGCAAAGTCGTTCTGCTCAACTTCTGGGCCACATGGTGCGCGCCCTGCATCGACGAGCTGCCCAGCTTGCAGCGCCTCCAGGCCCTCCGCCCGGATATCCAGGTCGTCGCTGTCTCAATTGACGACGACCCCGACGCCTACAACAAGTTCCTGCAGCAATACAGCATCAACCTGCTCAGCGCCCGCGACGGCACGCAGGGAGCCAACCTCAAGTACGGTTCCGTCCGTGTACCGGAGACCTTCCTGATCGACCGCCAGGGCAACATCCGCCGCAAATTCATCGGCCCGCAGGAGTGGACAAACTCCGAAATCATGAACTATCTCGACAAAATCTAA
- a CDS encoding 3-keto-disaccharide hydrolase, translating into MRWIYTSVLVLSSAALMAQSPATPRPTGGPKPQAVPTDWNNHDGYTSLFDGSTLSGWAGDAKVWSVEDNAIVGQYKSPEGGRNPETFLILQGKEPADFDLRLEIKLQGVTADSGIQYRSYIAPPTPPRPGAPAMPQADPRYIVGGYQCDANFIGNYTGQVVDGHGRIIVASRSEVVHAETGKPMERIAVVGTREELGGYWHPNEWNQMEIIARGHVLTHILNGHVMAVFIDDDTTKLREKGLIALQTAGSGTVKISFRNLWLKDLQ; encoded by the coding sequence ATGCGTTGGATTTACACGTCTGTCCTCGTGCTCTCTTCGGCAGCTCTCATGGCGCAATCACCAGCGACACCGCGTCCCACAGGCGGACCAAAACCGCAAGCCGTTCCAACTGACTGGAATAATCACGACGGTTACACGTCACTCTTCGACGGCAGCACACTCTCCGGTTGGGCAGGCGATGCAAAAGTATGGAGCGTGGAAGACAACGCCATCGTCGGCCAATACAAATCGCCGGAAGGCGGACGCAATCCCGAAACCTTCCTCATCCTGCAAGGCAAGGAACCCGCAGACTTCGATCTGCGTCTTGAAATCAAGCTGCAAGGTGTCACCGCCGACAGCGGCATTCAATATCGCAGTTACATCGCACCACCAACGCCGCCACGTCCCGGTGCACCCGCCATGCCGCAGGCCGATCCGCGTTACATCGTTGGCGGCTATCAATGCGATGCAAACTTCATCGGCAACTACACCGGACAAGTTGTCGATGGTCACGGACGCATCATCGTCGCATCACGCAGCGAAGTCGTCCACGCAGAAACAGGCAAGCCCATGGAACGCATCGCCGTCGTAGGCACGCGAGAAGAACTCGGTGGCTACTGGCATCCCAACGAATGGAATCAGATGGAAATCATCGCGCGCGGCCACGTCCTCACACACATTCTCAACGGCCACGTCATGGCCGTCTTCATTGACGACGACACAACAAAGCTTCGCGAAAAAGGCCTCATCGCGCTGCAAACCGCAGGCTCGGGAACGGTAAAAATATCCTTCCGCAATCTGTGGCTGAAAGATCTGCAATAA
- a CDS encoding ThuA domain-containing protein yields MIRPLAAVACLLFATCAVAQDSTVLLKEKTVPSPGRPQSIKDGVQIQKSQLEDYVAMLDNLPLTAPAKPKQARKLLILCKAAGFFHSSIPLAAETVKAMGEKTGAYTATITYDSADINAANLANYDGIFLDSTTLEFLGDPKDPVTDARKKALMDFVRSGHGIAGIHAAGDTYHTVPARDSGLKPEGTWPEFNKMIGGFFKFHWVYPQPVWVKIDDPKSPLTAMFHGREFEVHDEIYTFLQESFSRKNVHVLTSVDYSKMSAEDKAKEPAATKRTDGDYALSWIHREGKGRVFYEALGHSEHIYAMTPIMTHVLAGIQYTLGDLPADDAPSVK; encoded by the coding sequence GTGATCCGTCCGCTTGCTGCTGTTGCCTGTCTGCTATTCGCCACCTGTGCTGTTGCGCAGGATTCCACTGTGCTGTTGAAAGAGAAGACGGTGCCCAGCCCGGGGCGTCCGCAATCGATTAAGGATGGCGTACAGATTCAGAAGTCGCAGTTGGAAGACTACGTGGCCATGCTGGATAACCTGCCGCTGACGGCTCCGGCAAAGCCGAAGCAGGCGCGCAAACTGCTGATCCTGTGCAAGGCTGCGGGCTTCTTCCATTCGTCGATTCCGCTGGCTGCGGAGACGGTGAAGGCGATGGGCGAGAAGACTGGCGCGTATACCGCGACGATCACCTACGATTCTGCTGATATCAATGCGGCGAACCTGGCCAACTACGACGGTATTTTCCTGGATAGCACCACGCTGGAATTCCTTGGTGATCCCAAGGACCCGGTAACCGATGCCCGTAAGAAGGCGCTGATGGACTTTGTGCGCAGCGGTCATGGCATTGCCGGCATTCATGCTGCGGGAGACACGTATCACACGGTACCGGCGCGTGATTCGGGGCTGAAGCCGGAGGGGACGTGGCCGGAGTTCAACAAGATGATTGGCGGCTTCTTTAAGTTTCACTGGGTGTATCCGCAGCCAGTTTGGGTGAAGATTGACGATCCGAAGAGCCCGCTGACCGCGATGTTCCATGGCCGCGAGTTTGAGGTGCACGACGAGATCTATACCTTCCTGCAGGAGTCGTTCAGCCGCAAGAACGTGCACGTGCTGACAAGTGTGGACTACTCGAAGATGTCCGCAGAGGACAAGGCGAAGGAGCCTGCTGCGACGAAGCGCACGGATGGCGACTACGCGTTGAGCTGGATCCATCGCGAGGGCAAGGGGCGCGTGTTCTACGAGGCGCTAGGGCATAGCGAACACATCTATGCCATGACGCCGATCATGACGCATGTGCTGGCGGGTATTCAGTACACGCTGGGTGATTTGCCTGCGGATGATGCGCCGAGCGTGAAGTAA
- the glgX gene encoding glycogen debranching protein GlgX, translated as MSRTVLPGVPYPLGATSSSRGTNFAVYSENATGLSVCFFDEEDKQTDCIELKERTAFVWHGLVKGIKPGQRYGYRVEGPWEPEKGLRFNSAKLLCDPYAKALTGEVDWKAPIFPYDVISGDDLKKDDQDSAAGVPKSVVIDPKFDWGDDCPPQTLLADSVIYEVNVRGFSKQNPMVEEKLRGTYAALASEASINYFKMLGVTAVELLPVHHFIDEGHLIDRGLRDYWGYNTLSYFAPMSRYSSSGDTGGQVREFKEMVKSLHAAGIEVILDVVYNHTCEGNRLGPSLSMKGIDNTTYYRQVVDNPRYYMDYTGTGNTLNVMHPQVLMLVMDSLRYWVTEMHVDGFRFDLAATLARDQDGVSKLSSFFNVIHQDPILQSVKLIAEPWDVGEGGYQVGNFPVLWAEWNGRYRDTVRRFWKGDEGLLSDFAYRITGSSDLYQQDGRRPYASINFVTAHDGFTLTDLVSFNGKHNEANGDNNTDGADNNDSWNMGAEGPTDDAGINELRERQVRNFLATLVLSQGVPMICGGDEVGRSQRGNNNGYCQDNEITWYDWKLDPPRKRLMDFTTKLIQLRKNHPNLRRRKFFQDRTIRGSVVRDIAWFNSNGEEFHEEDWGAGWQRSLGFMLNGNTLGVTDEDGVPLKDNSFLFMVNAAADGVEFTLPPPPGDTPWHQVLDTQNVDDPFAESDIGDKVILGGRSFRVFCDGRPKLQ; from the coding sequence ATGAGCCGAACTGTTCTTCCCGGCGTTCCCTATCCATTGGGAGCCACTTCTTCATCACGCGGCACAAATTTTGCGGTGTATTCCGAAAACGCAACTGGACTCTCTGTTTGTTTTTTTGATGAGGAGGACAAACAGACTGATTGCATTGAACTAAAAGAACGCACAGCCTTTGTTTGGCACGGGTTGGTGAAAGGCATTAAGCCAGGACAACGCTATGGCTATCGTGTGGAGGGTCCGTGGGAGCCGGAGAAGGGGCTACGATTCAACTCCGCGAAGCTGCTGTGCGATCCGTACGCGAAGGCGCTGACGGGCGAGGTGGATTGGAAAGCGCCGATCTTTCCGTATGACGTGATTAGCGGTGACGATCTGAAGAAGGATGATCAGGACTCTGCGGCGGGTGTGCCGAAGTCTGTGGTGATTGATCCGAAGTTTGACTGGGGGGATGATTGTCCTCCGCAGACGCTGCTTGCGGATTCAGTGATCTACGAGGTGAATGTTCGCGGATTTTCAAAACAGAATCCTATGGTGGAAGAGAAGCTTCGCGGGACGTATGCGGCTTTGGCGTCGGAGGCGAGCATTAACTACTTCAAGATGTTGGGTGTTACGGCGGTGGAATTGCTGCCGGTGCATCACTTCATTGATGAAGGCCACCTGATTGATCGTGGATTGCGCGATTATTGGGGCTACAACACGCTCAGCTATTTCGCTCCCATGTCGCGCTACAGTTCTTCGGGCGATACCGGCGGACAGGTGCGTGAGTTTAAAGAGATGGTGAAGAGCCTGCACGCGGCAGGCATCGAGGTCATCCTGGACGTGGTCTACAACCACACGTGCGAAGGCAATCGCCTGGGGCCGTCGCTGAGCATGAAGGGAATTGATAACACGACGTATTACCGGCAAGTGGTGGATAATCCGCGGTATTACATGGATTACACCGGCACGGGCAACACGCTGAACGTGATGCATCCGCAGGTGTTGATGCTGGTGATGGATTCTCTGCGCTATTGGGTGACGGAGATGCACGTGGATGGTTTCCGTTTTGATCTTGCGGCTACTTTGGCACGCGATCAGGATGGCGTCTCGAAGCTGTCAAGCTTCTTCAACGTCATCCATCAAGACCCGATCTTGCAAAGCGTAAAGCTGATTGCAGAGCCATGGGATGTGGGTGAAGGCGGCTACCAGGTTGGTAATTTCCCTGTGCTGTGGGCGGAGTGGAATGGTCGCTATCGCGATACTGTGCGCAGGTTCTGGAAGGGCGATGAAGGATTGTTGTCAGACTTTGCTTATCGCATTACGGGATCAAGCGATCTGTATCAGCAGGATGGACGCAGGCCATATGCGTCAATCAACTTTGTTACCGCGCATGACGGCTTCACGTTGACAGACCTTGTCAGTTTTAACGGCAAGCACAACGAAGCCAATGGCGATAACAATACCGATGGCGCCGACAACAACGATAGCTGGAACATGGGCGCGGAAGGGCCAACGGACGACGCAGGCATTAACGAATTGCGCGAGCGGCAGGTGCGTAATTTCCTGGCGACGCTGGTGTTGTCGCAGGGCGTGCCCATGATCTGCGGTGGCGACGAGGTGGGTCGTTCGCAACGTGGCAACAACAATGGTTACTGCCAGGACAACGAGATCACCTGGTACGACTGGAAGCTGGATCCTCCTCGCAAGCGATTGATGGATTTCACCACGAAGCTGATTCAGTTGCGCAAGAACCATCCGAATCTGCGGCGCAGGAAGTTCTTTCAGGACCGTACGATTCGAGGTTCCGTGGTGCGTGATATTGCGTGGTTCAACTCAAACGGCGAGGAGTTCCATGAAGAAGATTGGGGCGCCGGATGGCAGCGTTCGCTTGGCTTCATGCTGAACGGCAATACCTTAGGCGTTACGGATGAGGATGGTGTACCGCTGAAGGACAACAGCTTCCTGTTCATGGTGAATGCCGCGGCAGACGGCGTGGAGTTTACGTTGCCGCCACCGCCGGGAGACACGCCGTGGCACCAGGTCTTGGATACACAGAACGTCGATGATCCGTTTGCCGAATCCGATATCGGTGACAAGGTGATTCTGGGCGGGCGTTCGTTCCGGGTATTCTGCGATGGCCGACCGAAGCTGCAATAG
- the folE gene encoding GTP cyclohydrolase I FolE yields the protein MEDSRLETHTAVADPTLELHAASTEDIHRELLRRLGEDPARDGLIKTPERITKAMTYLTQGYEQSATEILRGALFDVDYDEMVIVRDIEFYSLCEHHMLPFFGKAHIAYIPKGKVIGLSKVARLVDVYARRLQVQERMTREIADAIVEAIHPQGVAVILEAQHLCMMMRGVEKQGSMTSTSTMLGCFRESAQTRNEFLSLIRRSSI from the coding sequence ATGGAAGATAGTCGTTTGGAGACACATACTGCTGTTGCAGATCCCACGCTGGAGCTGCATGCAGCGAGTACAGAAGACATTCACCGCGAATTACTGCGTCGGCTTGGGGAAGACCCCGCTCGCGATGGATTGATCAAGACCCCGGAACGCATCACGAAAGCGATGACGTATCTGACGCAGGGTTATGAACAGAGCGCAACAGAGATTCTGCGCGGTGCGCTGTTCGATGTGGACTATGACGAGATGGTCATTGTTCGCGACATTGAGTTCTACTCACTGTGCGAGCATCACATGCTGCCGTTCTTCGGCAAGGCGCACATTGCGTACATCCCCAAGGGCAAGGTGATTGGCCTGAGCAAGGTGGCTCGGCTGGTGGATGTGTATGCGCGTCGTCTGCAAGTGCAGGAGCGCATGACACGCGAGATTGCTGACGCAATTGTTGAGGCGATCCATCCGCAGGGCGTGGCTGTGATTCTGGAAGCGCAGCACCTGTGCATGATGATGCGTGGTGTGGAAAAGCAGGGAAGCATGACGTCTACTTCGACGATGCTGGGATGCTTCCGCGAAAGCGCGCAAACTCGGAATGAGTTTCTTTCATTGATTCGTCGGTCATCGATCTAA
- a CDS encoding glycosyltransferase: MSDDQNKTPDLTKPAPKFEFRFDGSPSAASARREAAASSKIVEDEPSTHALTVLIPARNEELNISGCMESLLRQSEPGFELGKHWHLLVIDDSSTDETFAIASKLAAGRDGVEVLRAEPLKSQRKGFTGKNAALWLGAQQPVAQTAKWLLFTDADTLHEPNSLHRAIVEAERHDVALLSYSPKQINANLAQRAVMPLIFSELASTYPPKKVSDPSSPIAAANGQFLLVRRQVYFDIGGHKAVAAEVLEDVVLAQKVKRRHAIRFRYAAEAVSARMYRTTSEMVEGWTKNLALLFRNPLFMAFIALLNFVLLLGLPLLPFVWPNLVYWQVLAIAILWLRVVVRYFGRVGRSNVPFVDRVLSIVALPLFALLLFRSWQKVKIARAVVWKGREYTT, from the coding sequence ATGAGTGACGATCAGAACAAGACGCCGGATTTGACCAAACCGGCTCCGAAATTTGAGTTTCGCTTTGACGGTAGCCCTTCGGCCGCTTCGGCGCGGCGGGAGGCGGCTGCGTCCTCAAAGATTGTGGAAGATGAGCCTTCCACGCACGCCCTGACGGTGCTGATCCCGGCGCGGAATGAAGAGCTAAACATTAGCGGCTGCATGGAATCGCTGCTTCGGCAGAGCGAGCCGGGGTTTGAGCTGGGAAAGCACTGGCATCTGCTTGTGATCGATGACAGCTCGACCGATGAGACGTTTGCCATTGCGTCGAAGCTGGCGGCAGGGCGCGATGGGGTAGAGGTGCTTCGTGCTGAGCCGCTGAAGTCGCAGCGTAAGGGATTTACCGGGAAGAATGCGGCGTTGTGGCTTGGCGCGCAGCAGCCGGTGGCGCAGACGGCGAAGTGGCTGTTGTTTACGGATGCGGATACGCTGCATGAACCGAACTCGCTGCACAGGGCCATTGTGGAGGCGGAGCGGCACGATGTGGCTCTGTTGAGCTATTCGCCGAAGCAGATCAACGCGAACCTGGCGCAGCGCGCGGTGATGCCGCTGATCTTTTCGGAGCTTGCGAGCACCTATCCACCGAAGAAGGTGAGCGATCCTTCGAGTCCGATTGCGGCGGCGAATGGGCAGTTTCTGTTGGTGCGGCGGCAGGTGTATTTCGATATCGGCGGGCATAAGGCTGTTGCAGCCGAGGTGCTGGAAGATGTCGTGCTGGCGCAGAAGGTGAAGCGTCGGCATGCGATTCGTTTTCGCTATGCGGCGGAGGCGGTGTCGGCACGGATGTATCGGACGACGTCGGAGATGGTGGAGGGCTGGACGAAGAACCTGGCTCTGCTGTTCCGCAATCCGCTGTTCATGGCTTTTATTGCGCTGCTGAACTTTGTGCTGCTGCTGGGGCTGCCGCTGCTGCCGTTTGTGTGGCCGAACCTGGTGTATTGGCAGGTTCTGGCGATTGCGATTCTGTGGCTGCGGGTGGTGGTGCGGTACTTCGGACGGGTGGGGCGGTCGAATGTGCCGTTTGTGGATCGCGTGCTGAGTATTGTGGCGCTGCCGCTGTTTGCGCTGTTGCTGTTCCGGTCGTGGCAGAAGGTGAAGATTGCTCGTGCCGTGGTTTGGAAGGGGCGGGAGTACACGACTTAA